TGGCTTGGCGGCAGGCTTGGGTGCATGCTTGATGGCTGGCTTCGTTGGTGGAGCCTTGGAGGCTGGTGGTGCCTCCGAAGCGCCTCCAGTCACACAACAACTTCCTTCTCCCGGACAAAAAGCCTCGGAATCGATGTCATCACAGAAGATGGCGAATATCCCGTTCATGCACTCGCCCTCGCATTCCTTGAGGACCTGACCCTGACCCTGTCCGGACTTCAGCTTGTTGCTCAGCGgtggctcctcctcctcgccatCCTCCTCCGTCTCCTgatcctcatcctcctccGCAGCCTCCGTGGTCGTGGTTGTCGGATGCTTCTTGTGCTTGCTGGGCTTTGGCGAACTATTGTTGGTTCTGGCCGGTTCCggagtggtggtggtgctggtggtagTGGTGCTACTTGTAGTGGTCGTACTGGAACTCTTCGGTGGAGCTGATTTCTCGGAGAGCGTCTGATTGGGCTTCAAGTTGCTCATGTGTTCTGGCGGCACAACAGGAGTTGGTAAGCGGAAAACATCTATAATGCCGGTTACTTACTGGCTGGAATGTAGATGTCCTTGGGCAGCTTGCCATTGGAGTACTCGTCCAGGGAGACGCAGCACTTGGTGCCCTCCTTGCACAGACCATCGCTAGTCAAATACGCCTCACAGTACTCCGCAATGCGATCCGCCACACAGACTCCGGTGCAGTCCTCTAAAAATATCGTGAAATTACGTagcattattaaaattaaaatagctTAAAAAATAGTTCATGATATAAGTTTAGGCatataatatttgttaatcatatttttttcaatttgtggAAACTATTACACATTCTGTACTAATTCTAGGGAGTTCCCTTAACTTACTGTTGGCATCCTCCGCCTTGGTGGCCTCCTCCTTGTCCTTGGGCTTGGCAGTGGCCACCTTCTTGGTGGTGCTGGGTTTCTTGGTGGTGGCCGCCGTGGCCTTTGTGGTGGTGCTGGTAGCGGGTCGCTTGGTCTGTGGCTTTGGCTTGGGTTTTGgcgtggtgctggtggtggtggtgcgcTTTGTGGTGCTTGTCGTGGCCACCGTAGTGGTTGTCCTCTGAGTGGTAGTGGTGCTGGCCGTGGTTGTGGTTTTGGGCGTTGTTGTGGCTCTTACAGCAGTGGCATTTTTACcagctataaatatttatggtttATACATTTTAGTGGGATTAGTCAGAGATCTACCTTACCTGGAGCATTCTCTATGCAACACTTCATGCTGGCCGAGGGACAGGCCACATCGTCTAGAACTTCATAGCATATCAAAGTAGCCAGGGTGTGGACACATACTCCAGGACAATCCTTGGCATCTGCTGTACTCGTTATGGTATTCAAAAGGCCTGGGAAGtcagaaccattttaaaaatgttacgaTCTTGAATATTTCCAGGATGATGATTTTAGAAGTACTTAGAAACCCTGCACAAGTTGGTTCAGTAATTTCCATTTGGGTTCCAAATTAAGTTAATAATCTCAATGTCAgtgaataatataataatgtaaTTTTTACGTAGGATAAAAAGTTGTATCATTAAACTGCAGAATATGTATTTCAGACTTTTTCTAATATGTCTACCCTTGCTTACATCAATTTGTTaggtaatttaattttttttaaatttaattgttagtaatttaattttatgaagttacacaaaatatttttaatacgtTATATgatatttgtaaaatgtgaaaaacaaatgaaatacaaAAGACTAAGATTTGTACCTGATAGAAAACTGCCAGCCAGTGACTCATCCTGGGCCTGCGATGGCCATGGTTCACTGACCAGCAGGAAGCCGAAGATCAGGGGCAGAACAAGGCGGCTCATTGTGCTGGGATGTCTTTGCATGCTTCGATGGGCCAACATGGTCAGCACGTGCTCATTTCTTACCAAGAATCTGCAGAGATGGAAGGAGAGCGTGAGATGGGTGGGTTGGAGAAAGAGGTGAGATAATTAGCGGTGGTCAAGTGAAAGTCGAGGTGGCGGCCATGGCGACTGAATCATCAAGATTCCCGGGGCCATGTAACCCCGGCCCCCAGGTGACGTAATGCGCCAGCTCGGGGGCATGGTCATCTGCCACACGCAGCGGCCCAGAGATCATTGGCCTAGAAAGAGccgtcatcgtcatcatcgaGATGTTATGTGCCTCCGAGAGGCAAGGTGTGCGATAAGCCCAAACCAGTTTACGCACTTTGGGTTCGGGTTCTGGTTCTGCGGGCCAGGTGCCCCATTTcaatattacgtatacgtagCGGTGCGCGCCGAGTAACGGGCCACTCCGGCTCCATTCGGGCCATAATCCATGTATCTGGGTTGCCCAGAACGAGTGTGGAAGCGGCCAAAGAGAGCTGTAAGccaaaaacccaaaactggttgcacacacacaccgaccGTAAAGACGCAGATGAAGACCATGCAAATAATTATGGGCAGTCGGAGAGGTCGGTAAAAGCCAGGGCATTCTTGGGCCACAATTAGGGAAACGAAACGAAGCCGTTTAATGAATGAAATAGAAAGCACTTAGTACGAAATGAAACCTCTGATAGAGATATCTCGAGATCGCTCAGCACTCAGCGAAAGTGCACTTGGGGTTTCGGCAACTGATGCGGCCTGGCAATGGGAATCGGAGTCGGAatcggagtcggagtcggagtcgggCTTCCCCAATCACGTGCGGCCAACAAAAAGCTTTCTACACACCGGAAATTTCTCAACGGACCAGGAAAATAGTGTTATGTTTATTTGGCCAGCTGATGATGGCAAGGGCTAGAAAGTGCTAGCACGCATTTTGGGTCAAGCAAGCCGTttctccgccgccgcctcctcctctgGGTAACACATTCCTGCCCCATTCTGTCAGGCCACCACGCCTACGCCACCATGAATACCAAGTCCGgcaccaaaaccaaaaactggGTCAGATGCATAAGGCGCGACGGCATTATAGCGTTCTTCGCTCTTTCAGTTCGTTTCGGTGCTTCGATTCTTCGGTTCTTCGCTGCTTCGATTCTTCGCTGCTTCGATTCTTCGGTTCTTGAGTGTTGTATGGGCACCACTTGGCATTCCAGCTTATAGGAATTTGAATTTCTCGCCAGGCGAAAGAAAAGAAGAGATTTCTTTCAAAACAAACACAACCGTTTGGCTTAGCTGTGAACGACACTCGGGCCCAAACACTGAGACTATCGTAGTTGATTTGTCAATTTGCAAAAGCGCttcttgttttcttttgtttggctGGTCTTTCGTTTTTAGCACTTCCATAAAAGTCCCGAACCGACCCGAGAAATGAGAAAGACGCGCAAAGTCACGTAGAAGACCACGTCGGAGAGTTGGAGGAATTCTTCGCCTTAGGCTCGGCGGTGGCTCACGAACAAGTTAAGCGACTTCTGTTTCTCGGTTGGCCACCACCAGCATCCCACCATGCCGTCGCTTGGCTTTCTTTTGGGATCTTAAGATCGGTAACGGTACGCCTGCAGACGCATAGCTGTGAGCTGGCGGCCAGGAGAATCGGTTTCCATCCGGAAATCCACTGTTCGGTAGTGCCCGCCATATGCAAAGTGCAGCGAAAACAGGTAGGAAAGGCCACTCACAATGGTTTGGTAATATAGAACGATCCTCGGGCGTTCGGTATCTCTTTTCGGGTTGGTGGTTATCCAGAAGATGCGATCACGACGCGACTGCACCTTGCGAAAGCCAAAAGCCGACTGACCAGCACGCCAGGTTCTCAGCGGCGGTAAGCCGCCAAGGCCGGGAATTCTCCGGAGAAAGTGTGCGGAAGGGGCCGAGACCAACGCTCTGCCGAAGAGCGGCCATAGTCTCTCTTAAGACCATCACCTGTCTACCTGTCCAACACCCTTTCTTGGCCATAAAACACAGGTCTACAGCTGAGTCGGATTGGTATTCCCCTCCACTTTACAGCCATTTTGCAGACACTTTTATTAGCGCcctaatgcctctttttggcAAGCGAAAAGAACCCCCGGAGTGTGCCTACTTTAGCGGATTAATGTAACCCCTTTCCTGGGCCGATCATTTCTGCACATTTGCATTGTGTCCGCGGCTCAGTTATGCAAATCTCAAGTGCCTGCCTCGCATCCTTTGGCCAACATCTTGTTACATATGCTAATTCGCAACTCCCGGTGCCGGGCCCGATCTTGAGGAGCTGTTGACGTCGCCCTGTTGCCAAAACATTGCAGACTGCAATTACGAGCGCGCGAATCTAATGAGCAACTAAGTGCATTTGCATATGGCCTGGGAAAAGTGGGTAAGCCGATGAGCAGGGGATTTGCGGTGGGTCGGGGAAATCAGTCAATAGATTTGCATAGGAAGGGGAAAGGGGTTCTGAAATGGTTGGTGATTGGAAATTAAGTTTGCAAAAATAGTGCCCATAAGATTTTAACTTctaagaaaacaaatatttttaaaaagaatggTACAAAAGCAAGATTATGATATTAAAGATGATCTATGGGGGCTATTTCTATcctaaaattaaacattttgggGGTTTGTAAACTATAAAGTTTTAATATAGTTCAAAATATTGTGTTCTTAAACTATAGGATCTAAATGCCAAGATTTATACCAACTATACAATTATAAAGATTAGGTTATTATATAGATGTTTGATGATAAAACGTTTCAATTATATAATTGTATTCAATCAGTTGGTTATGGAGCTTTATTAAGGTATAGATTACTTGCTAATCTTTGATATAATAACAATGTTAGTCTGCTATCTCTGGGACAGTCATAATATACTACTAATTAGCACCGCCACCCATTTCCGACCCATTGTCTAGTGCTTTCTACGCGTAACCCGATGTCTAGGCAAATGAGCAGAGAGACAATCCTTCGCGTCCTTCGCGGATGTTCCCAGGCTCGATCCTTTCGATCGATCCCCCGAGAGACACGCAGCCGTCGCGCATCCTCCGTTTCGGGGCAAAATCTTCTCAAGACAAAACTTCACACGACCAGATCGGCtagaaatttgaataaaatgctGCATAAAAAACCGAAAGTGGtataaaaaagtgaaaaaactccatcaaaaaaaaaatcgaatgaaaaaagtatttatcaTTCCGTGCGAGCGAGAGCGAGATCGTTTATACCTGGTGCCGAGGACCTCCGGCAAATAGATAAGGAGTCGGCGGTGGTGGTTTGGCCTTCGTCCTGCGTATGCAAATCGCTCGCCCGAGTCCGCGGTGATTCCTTTTCAATTCGAACAATGCCGAGGGTCGCCGCCCTGTCCCTTGGCCACACATGTTTGTGTCTGCGTTTTTTCTGCATTAATCGTcctatttgaaaaaaaaatgattaaaccCTTTCGTTCGGTACATTTTTTTCGGAGATTTTCcccgtttttttaaggttcatctttttttttggcttaaGTCATCCCGTTGTCGTAATTTCACTTTTTCCGTGAGAACTTGTGATGGGCTCGGATGGAATTAAGAAGAAATAGGATGCTCAGGTGTGGTATAAAAGGAGTTTTTTTggggaaaaatatattttgatcaaAGCAAACCAAAAAAGGCAGGGTATAAGCTAGAAGGAAAAGATTATAAGACGTTATAAAACATGATGAGTACTTTTAAATCTTATAATCGCAATGTTATAGTTTAATCTAAACATGcaacaatttatttcatttttaaatataaagtgttgttcatattaaaattcaaagcatacattttaacatttcttaaaTTCAACTAAAGCTAAAATTTTGTTCCCTTTTCTGTTGCGGTTAAATCTGATTTAGCCCGTCGAGTCCATTTTTCTTAAGACCCAAGGCGATTTATGGTAAAATAATCGAGCTGCCAGCATCGCCGTGCCCTGCATCCCAAGCAATTCACCCCCCGGCGTGATGTAcatacgatgatgatgatcttGGGCTGGAAAGGCTTCCATCCGAGATCTGACCGAGTTTCCTCAATTTGCATACCGAGGGTCGCGACCTCTTTTGAGGGGTGCAAGGGTTTGCCATGGGAACAAAAGATGCATTCAACGCCGAAGAATAGGCGAAATCAATATTTGAGGTAATTAATTAACAGCATCAATATTGGAGAGAAGAAACCCCATAACAATATTCACATTTAGCAATCAATTGATTGACGACTGAATGTTATCTTGAATATTATCAGCAAAAGTCATTTGGCATACGGGTTTGATcgtatttcaatttaaaaacggAAGACTTTTGCAGTAGGATATGAATTGTGTGATCAATCTATGGTTTATGTActtgaaattttattaaacattttctttatcgttaaaataaatacaaatacattttttagacCATACTGTCacacaaaaaagaagaaacaaaaattgaaatttttgtgaACTAAATTAATACGAACAACATATACCAttgaataggtttaaaaagaaaacataattttaaattgataaaactAGAAATGTATGAAATGTAAATTAGCAAATATCATaatctttttaaatctttttaaataaaaatgttgatttaattgatttaaattaggCGGTCTTTTCATacctttttaatttcttgatcTGGCAACCCCTTGCCGGATAATGTTTCAGCCCTGAAAAGAGGGTTGCCTTTTTACTCGTTGAGAACGAATTGGCGCGAAATTCAAAAGTAATTTCAAATATGGATTAGgggtgaaatttttaagacaTATCCAGTTCCATGGTTTAAGGGAAGCTAAAAGTAAAGAAATCAGCCTAAGTTGACTTAAAAAAGCTTTATCACCTGTTTAAAAACACCTGCTGTGCTGTGTGACCGCATTGCGCTCGGGCAACTGTGGTATTTTGTAGCACTGCGGTCACACCACGCCAAGGTACGTGTCCAAAATCATGAATCGAAAGTAAATCAacaatgctgctgctgcggaaCGTAAATACTCGCTAAACTCGTGAAATTGGCCCAGTGCGAATCACAGGTGCTCGTTTCGGTCGGCAAACCACATTCAGATGCACTTCGTCGGCGAAACGGTGAACAGCAGAGCTCGCAACAACAAACacccagcaacaacagcaagagCGGAGAGCGCCAGTCACAGCAAGAGCCACACAAATAGCATCACTCAcccaacaaaataaaaacataatgaCCACACGCACAGTGCAACGAAATCTTTGGGCCTCCGGCCTGGtggtcctgctcctgctcctctaCTGGACGGACTCCACGAGAGGATACTTCGCCGCCATCGACGAGGCGAAGACCAGCAAGAACTGCTTCTGCGAGGTGGGTTTAAAGCGCATTAGTGACTATAGTATATGGGGAAAGTTAGGtattaatgtaattattccaTATATGCGGAGGTCTAAAAGGCGGTATAAATGATGATTTCGTCTTCATTTGTCACATTTAATGATCAAATTCTTTCCCTTCagatttttttattaggtATAGTAATTTCCAGAAAAATCGTTTTCCTCATCTTgaatcatatttaaattttcagaaatTTAATTCAACTGTTAAAAGTTTTGATCTTAAAAGTGAGATAACTAGTGCTATCAACTGATAGaacttatcaaaaatattaccGGGTTAATATATTATCTCAAATCAGTTTCCGTTAAGAATGCCAAGGTATGCCTATTTTTCGCATGTAACTATAAATACACACTGTCATCCCCAACTAAACTATGTGGTATTTATACATTCCACAGTTGGAGGGATCTATAAACGACTGCAGCTGCGATGTGGACACGGTGGACCACTTCAACAACATGAAGGTGTATCCCCGGCTGCAAAGTCTGCTGGTGAAGAACTTCTTCCGCTTCTACAAGGTGAACCTGCGGCAGGAGTGTCCCTTCTGGCCGGACGACAGTCGCTGTGCGATCCGCTTCTGCCAGGTGGAGAACTGCGAGGAGCAATCCATACCCCAGGGCATCAAGGACAAGGGCGAGCACAAGGAGAAGGCGGCGTTCAAAGTAAGTCCCCGGGTACTTCCATTTCCCAGCTATCAGACTGTGGCCCTTATCTAAAATCGGTGGTACTCCACTATCTGGCTGAAAACTCAATGGGTTTTGCAggtgatttatttttataagaatgtTAGCGGCTCCACAAGAGTGAACCGCATCTGTAATCACCCAATGGTCGTGCGGGGTTAATGATGTGGCCTGtgattttgttttccaatgCTGACGTGGTTTTAGTATCTCATCAAGCGTTCATCCGCCCCTTTTCGCAATTGGATTTAATTATCTGCGAAACGGATTGATTTACTAcaaattaagttaaatatCCCTGGTCATGAACTTTCCTTCTTAAACTAATTATTTCTAAACTCTGGAGGtatttgaaattatattttttcaatactccgttttttaattgtttcgaACAACACGTCGTCTCTCTTATCttcataaacaaaaaatgcactTGAATTGTTGACTCTTTTCTTGAGTTTCAGACGCAAACATTTTgcaaagaaaaagaaacatAATTAACCAGATATCTTTATATTGAAAGATAAATGTAAGAAACGATAATACAGTTTAAGAACGTATTAAATTAATGTATTTCTGAACACATTTCTCAGTCTTGTAAAAAACCAATAAGCCCACTTCAATGGAATAATGACTTACTTACAACTTCAGCTCTACTGTTTGCACAACTGTTTAACTCACCTTACTGACTTCCTCAACTGCATCTTATCTTTGCAGTACACGCGGGAGGCGCAAAGCGGCGGCGGAGCCTGCTCGGATGGCGAGGATTTCGATAGTTCTCTGGGATTCCTGGACACGAGCATTAGCGACCAGGCACACCGGGAATTCGAGCTGTGGGCAAAGCACgacgaggcggaggaggactTTTGCATAGTAGACGACCATGAAGAGGGCTCACAGTACGTAGATCTGCTTCTGAATCCCGAGCGATACACCGGGTATCGCGGAGAGTCGGCGCACCGCATCTGGAAGAGTATCTACTTGGAGAACTGCTTCGGTGGCAACAACGAAACGGCCAATAAGTTCTCCAACTACGTGCCCCATATGGATCTGCGGGACGTGTGCTTGGAACAGCGCGCCTTTTACCGCATTATCTCAGGTCTCCACTCCAGCATTAATATCCATTTGTGCTCCAAATACCTGCTCTCCGAGTCGAAGGACTTCCTCGATCCGCAGGGCATCTGGGGTCCGAACGCCAAGGAGTTCAAGCGTCGCTTCAGTCCGGAAACAACAGGTGGTGAGGGTCCGCACTGGCTGCGCAACCTCTACTTTATTTATCTGGTGGAACTGCGTGCCCTGGCCAAGGCGGCTCCCTATCTGCGTCGCGAGGATTACTACACAGGCATAGccgaggaggatgaggaggtCAAGCTGGCCATCAATGATATGCTGACTGTCGTTGAGTGAGTAAAGGGCATCTTCTCCTCTGttagaaaaatattcatatgGTCTCTTCTTACAGGAATTTCCAGTCCCACTTCGACGAGAACGCTCTCTTCAGTAGCGGCATTGCCTCCATTAAGTTCAAGCACGACTACAAGGAGAAGTTCCGCAACATATCCCGCATCATGAGCTGTGTGGGCTGCGACAAATGCAAACTCTGGGGCAAGCTGCAGACCCAGGGCCTGGGCACTGCACTGAAGATTCTGTACTCGGAGAAGCTCAACCTGGCCACGGAAAGTGGCCTCTGGGACAAGCCGCACATCGAAGCGGATCCCATCTTCAGGCTGTCGCGTACGGAGATTGTGGCGCTCTTTAATGCTTTTGGCAGGTAAGTAATCACACGATTTAAGGTTGAAAACCGACAATTTGTAATGCCCTATTTCCTTGCAGATTATCCAATAGTATATACGAGATGGAGAACTTCCGGCGCGTGCTGAGGTAACCCAGCCAACCCGTGCTTTCCGAGTGACGGCCCGGATCACATACGCTTCACAGGAGCAGCTCTGCGCCGCCGCTCAATCTACTAGTTAATTTATACGCACATCGCTGGGGCTGCATCTTGGGCATCTTCCTGAACGCGGTTTCCCTTCCATAGTTCGTAACACATGACCGGCCAGAGGCTAGCAACCCCAGGATAGCTGCTTCCCTGTATATACAAAACTATTACCCTAGGCTATTTGTACTTTAGCGCACCGCACCGTATCACcctcaacaaaaaaaaagagaaccaAATGACAAAAAATAGCCCAGGAAGGATGCAGGTGTTTATTTTAAGTTAGGATAGTATTTATTGTAGCTGGAGGAGTTTGTAAGCAGAACTTAATGAGAAAGTAAACGCATTGTGCAATAATTCGACCTTACGACACAAGGATCTAAAATAAACGTGCAGTCAGATGTTTTGAAACACCCTCTTTCACGTCTCCATCGATACGGGTCCTAGCAACCGAGTTGTTTGCCTTTACAGCTGTCGGCTTTTTTGGCACTTCCAAAAAGCTATCCGGTTGATCTGCAGGCTATTGCTCTTGTCCCTATA
This window of the Drosophila biarmipes strain raj3 chromosome 3L, RU_DBia_V1.1, whole genome shotgun sequence genome carries:
- the LOC108034839 gene encoding ero1-like protein isoform X1, which produces MTTRTVQRNLWASGLVVLLLLLYWTDSTRGYFAAIDEAKTSKNCFCELEGSINDCSCDVDTVDHFNNMKVYPRLQSLLVKNFFRFYKVNLRQECPFWPDDSRCAIRFCQVENCEEQSIPQGIKDKGEHKEKAAFKYTREAQSGGGACSDGEDFDSSLGFLDTSISDQAHREFELWAKHDEAEEDFCIVDDHEEGSQYVDLLLNPERYTGYRGESAHRIWKSIYLENCFGGNNETANKFSNYVPHMDLRDVCLEQRAFYRIISGLHSSINIHLCSKYLLSESKDFLDPQGIWGPNAKEFKRRFSPETTGGEGPHWLRNLYFIYLVELRALAKAAPYLRREDYYTGIAEEDEEVKLAINDMLTVVENFQSHFDENALFSSGIASIKFKHDYKEKFRNISRIMSCVGCDKCKLWGKLQTQGLGTALKILYSEKLNLATESGLWDKPHIEADPIFRLSRTEIVALFNAFGRLSNSIYEMENFRRVLR
- the LOC108034839 gene encoding ero1-like protein isoform X2 produces the protein MKVYPRLQSLLVKNFFRFYKVNLRQECPFWPDDSRCAIRFCQVENCEEQSIPQGIKDKGEHKEKAAFKYTREAQSGGGACSDGEDFDSSLGFLDTSISDQAHREFELWAKHDEAEEDFCIVDDHEEGSQYVDLLLNPERYTGYRGESAHRIWKSIYLENCFGGNNETANKFSNYVPHMDLRDVCLEQRAFYRIISGLHSSINIHLCSKYLLSESKDFLDPQGIWGPNAKEFKRRFSPETTGGEGPHWLRNLYFIYLVELRALAKAAPYLRREDYYTGIAEEDEEVKLAINDMLTVVENFQSHFDENALFSSGIASIKFKHDYKEKFRNISRIMSCVGCDKCKLWGKLQTQGLGTALKILYSEKLNLATESGLWDKPHIEADPIFRLSRTEIVALFNAFGRLSNSIYEMENFRRVLR